CATCTGCTTCGGCGATGTGATCGACGATGTCGTGGTGATCCCGAACGGTGCGCTGCGCGAAGACACCGACACACCGTCGACCATTCGTTTTGTGGCTGGCGGTTCAGCGGCGAACACGGCGGCGTGGCTCGGCGAACTCGGAGCAGACGTCGACCTCGTCGCGAGTGTCGGCGAGGGCGACGCGGCCCGCCACGCTGCCGCACTGGGCGGAGTGAGAACTCATCTCACCGAGCGGGCGGGGCTTCCCACGGGCACCATCGTTGTGCTCGTCGACGGGGAACGGCGTCACATGCTCACCGAGCGGGGAGCCAATACCGCCCTCGATCCCGCGACGGTCACGGATGCCCTCCTCGACGACGCGGCTGTGCTCCACATCACCGGCCACACCCTCCTCAATCCGCTCGCCCTCGGCGACCTCGTGGACCGCGCGGGTCGCGCCGGCGTCGCGGTCTCGGTGTCACCCGGTTCTGCCGGGTTTCTTCAGGACATCGGGGTGGCGCGGTTTCTCGAGGCGTTTGCCGGAGCATCCATCGTGTTCGCGAGCCTCGATGAGGGTCGCGTCATCACCGGACTCGTGGAGCCGGCCGAGGTCGCTGCGGCACTCCCGTTCCCTCACGTCGTGCTGACCCTCGGCAGGGACGGGGTTCTGGCAGGGGTCGACGAG
This genomic window from Antiquaquibacter oligotrophicus contains:
- a CDS encoding carbohydrate kinase family protein, which gives rise to MATRSRIICFGDVIDDVVVIPNGALREDTDTPSTIRFVAGGSAANTAAWLGELGADVDLVASVGEGDAARHAAALGGVRTHLTERAGLPTGTIVVLVDGERRHMLTERGANTALDPATVTDALLDDAAVLHITGHTLLNPLALGDLVDRAGRAGVAVSVSPGSAGFLQDIGVARFLEAFAGASIVFASLDEGRVITGLVEPAEVAAALPFPHVVLTLGRDGVLAGVDEHLRVPAVRASAVDPTGAGDAFCAGYLAEWVASGNVHAAAIAGTQTAARAVETVGARPLSSRP